Proteins co-encoded in one Bacillus paramycoides genomic window:
- a CDS encoding glycoside hydrolase encodes MKKMIAICLLTTMSFSTLVGCDVKGNNAVQESKIKKATYKEFTYDVNPETFTLTVEHDGVKEQASQPLPKMKVSNVKKDKGRTSWEYPDQKVKVNVEKKKDHLNIEVESIGSESFTWPKVQAENYTLPLWEGKKIPSNDENWKKFLKDDAYSFAESFSMKFFALNGSKYSIVYIANNMFNNELKFHSDPKIGFDFIHEFPSINKSKTYGFQLYVTNNDAVSIAKLYKDNIAGKGEFKTLQEKARKNKEIEKLYGAAHFYFWNQNGLSDSNVNWPKIREQINSPVFSHIKELIQKNSSEPGELNVFDQVSKQDFIDKYQKNVMLRYVNEVLSMKELYKEDIFQKVDQKASELLKRGVDHLSKMELYNLNKHILKSALGDAIEEVSKWGNADGTDIIKEMKAAGIDNAWIGLPNWEQGYMQPNFVTEVKKMGYLVGPYDSYHSIHEKADKNWNTASFQDPSLYEEATVTKKNGEKVQGFLGRGRKLNPTLSLPSVKERMNDILQNGPKYNSWFIDCDATGEIYDDYSAKHITTQEQDLKARLQRMDYISQEKGMVVGSEGGNDFASSTIAFAHGIETPVIKWDDEDMRKNKTSPYYVGGYWSPNQNVPEKYAKQVPLKEEYKQVYLNPVYSVPLYKLVYNDSVITTHHWEWGSLKVKDEVGSRILYELLYNVPPLYHLDEVEWNKHKQEITQHLKVWNDVHEKAVKEEMTNFAYLSEDKLVQSASYGKDIKIIVNFSNEEIEIEKTKLKAKSAFINNHGKKTMYTPFEKK; translated from the coding sequence ATGAAAAAAATGATAGCGATATGTCTTCTTACAACTATGTCATTTTCGACATTAGTTGGGTGTGATGTAAAAGGTAACAATGCTGTACAAGAGTCTAAAATAAAGAAAGCAACGTATAAAGAGTTTACTTATGATGTAAATCCAGAGACTTTCACGTTAACTGTAGAACATGATGGTGTAAAGGAACAGGCGTCACAGCCGTTACCGAAAATGAAGGTGTCGAATGTAAAAAAAGACAAGGGGCGTACATCTTGGGAATATCCAGATCAAAAAGTAAAAGTGAATGTAGAAAAGAAAAAAGATCACTTAAATATTGAAGTGGAATCAATTGGTTCAGAAAGCTTCACATGGCCGAAAGTACAAGCTGAAAATTATACACTTCCGTTATGGGAAGGGAAGAAAATTCCGAGTAATGATGAAAATTGGAAGAAGTTTTTAAAGGATGATGCATATTCATTTGCTGAATCATTTTCTATGAAGTTTTTTGCGTTAAATGGTTCGAAATATTCCATTGTATATATCGCGAACAATATGTTTAATAATGAATTGAAATTTCATTCAGATCCGAAAATAGGATTTGATTTTATACATGAATTTCCGAGTATAAATAAAAGTAAAACATATGGATTTCAATTATATGTGACAAATAATGATGCAGTCAGTATTGCTAAACTGTATAAGGATAATATTGCTGGAAAAGGTGAATTTAAAACATTACAAGAAAAGGCTAGAAAAAATAAAGAGATTGAAAAACTTTATGGTGCGGCTCATTTTTATTTTTGGAATCAAAATGGTTTGTCTGACAGTAATGTAAATTGGCCGAAGATAAGAGAGCAAATAAATAGTCCTGTATTTAGCCATATAAAAGAACTTATTCAAAAGAATAGTTCGGAGCCTGGGGAATTGAATGTATTTGATCAAGTAAGTAAACAAGATTTCATTGATAAGTACCAAAAAAATGTTATGTTGCGCTATGTAAATGAAGTATTATCAATGAAGGAATTGTATAAAGAGGATATTTTCCAAAAAGTTGATCAGAAGGCTAGTGAGTTATTAAAGAGAGGCGTGGATCACTTATCGAAGATGGAGTTATATAACTTAAATAAGCATATATTAAAGTCGGCGCTCGGTGATGCGATTGAAGAAGTAAGTAAGTGGGGGAACGCAGATGGAACGGATATTATAAAGGAAATGAAAGCGGCAGGAATAGACAATGCGTGGATTGGGTTACCGAACTGGGAACAAGGCTATATGCAGCCTAATTTCGTGACAGAAGTTAAAAAAATGGGATATTTAGTTGGTCCGTATGATTCTTACCATTCTATTCACGAAAAGGCTGATAAAAATTGGAATACAGCTTCTTTTCAGGATCCATCGTTATATGAAGAGGCAACTGTGACGAAGAAAAATGGAGAAAAGGTGCAAGGGTTTTTAGGTAGAGGACGAAAGTTAAACCCAACTTTATCTCTTCCTAGTGTAAAAGAGCGAATGAACGATATATTACAAAATGGACCTAAATATAATTCATGGTTTATTGATTGTGATGCAACAGGGGAAATTTACGATGACTATTCGGCTAAACATATAACGACCCAAGAACAAGATTTAAAAGCAAGACTGCAACGAATGGATTATATTTCACAAGAAAAAGGTATGGTAGTAGGCTCTGAGGGTGGAAATGATTTTGCAAGTAGCACGATTGCATTTGCTCATGGTATTGAAACACCTGTAATTAAATGGGACGATGAAGATATGAGGAAAAACAAAACAAGTCCGTATTATGTGGGAGGATATTGGTCACCGAATCAAAATGTTCCAGAAAAGTATGCAAAACAAGTACCGTTAAAAGAAGAATATAAACAAGTGTATTTAAACCCTGTATATTCCGTACCATTATATAAATTAGTATACAATGATTCTGTGATTACAACGCACCACTGGGAATGGGGCAGTTTGAAAGTAAAAGATGAGGTCGGGAGCCGTATACTATACGAATTATTGTATAATGTTCCTCCGTTGTACCACTTAGATGAAGTGGAGTGGAATAAGCATAAACAAGAAATTACGCAGCACCTGAAAGTTTGGAATGACGTTCATGAAAAGGCAGTAAAAGAAGAAATGACGAACTTTGCATATTTGTCAGAAGATAAATTAGTTCAATCTGCTTCTTATGGAAAAGATATTAAAATTATTGTAAATTTCTCAAATGAAGAGATAGAAATAGAAAAGACGAAACTAAAAGCAAAATCCGCTTTCATTAATAATCATGGGAAGAAAACAATGTATACACCGTTTGAGAAAAAATAA
- a CDS encoding LCP family protein, with protein MSSELEQNTRSSKKRSKRKSIKWFILIPFFLLIFGGVGYGSLIYNKAKAVVSDAYAQIDKSSKRDKEVEPLKDNISILIMGVDGSEMRKSQYGEAVRTDALLLATINKDDKSVKLVSIPRDSRVYIPSRKKLDKITHAHVFGGVESTRDTVERFLNVPVDYYVKFNFESFVQIVDSLGGIDIDVPVTFTEQDSKDQAGMVHLEKGYQHLNGEQALALARTRKIDSDAMRGQRQQLVIEAIAKKAMSVQSISKMGSLLDAVDKNMKTNLTFDDMLAITKNMAGSNLEMEKMQVEGTDKRIGGIYYYIPNEKNVKDISKKLNEHLGVTPKPVRNE; from the coding sequence ATGAGCTCTGAATTAGAACAAAATACGAGAAGCAGTAAAAAACGTTCTAAAAGAAAGTCAATAAAATGGTTCATTTTAATTCCATTTTTCCTACTTATTTTTGGAGGAGTAGGATATGGATCATTAATATATAATAAAGCAAAAGCTGTTGTAAGTGATGCGTATGCACAAATTGATAAATCATCGAAACGAGATAAAGAAGTTGAGCCTTTAAAGGATAACATTTCTATTTTAATTATGGGTGTAGACGGCAGCGAAATGCGTAAAAGCCAATATGGTGAAGCTGTTCGTACAGATGCACTCTTATTAGCAACAATTAATAAAGATGATAAATCAGTTAAATTAGTAAGTATTCCACGTGATTCACGTGTATACATTCCATCTAGAAAGAAATTAGATAAAATTACACATGCACACGTATTTGGTGGTGTTGAAAGTACAAGAGATACGGTGGAAAGATTTTTAAATGTTCCTGTTGATTATTATGTGAAGTTTAACTTTGAATCATTCGTACAAATCGTCGATTCACTCGGTGGTATTGATATTGATGTACCAGTTACTTTCACTGAACAAGATAGTAAAGACCAAGCGGGTATGGTTCATTTAGAGAAAGGCTACCAACATTTAAATGGAGAACAAGCACTTGCGCTTGCAAGAACGCGTAAAATTGACAGTGATGCAATGCGTGGTCAAAGACAACAACTTGTAATAGAAGCAATTGCTAAAAAAGCGATGTCTGTTCAATCTATTAGCAAAATGGGCTCTTTACTTGATGCGGTTGATAAAAATATGAAAACGAACTTAACTTTTGATGATATGCTTGCTATTACAAAAAATATGGCAGGATCTAATTTGGAAATGGAAAAAATGCAAGTAGAAGGTACGGATAAACGTATCGGAGGTATTTATTATTACATTCCAAACGAAAAAAATGTAAAAGATATTTCAAAAAAATTAAATGAGCATTTAGGTGTAACACCAAAGCCAGTTCGAAATGAATAA
- a CDS encoding peptidoglycan-N-acetylglucosamine deacetylase — translation MEKALKIKRVVVVLIAIAAVAIGYFMFQSITSPAKAVAKQENVVQLASEQPKVEMNKTAPSRFNGKERKVAYLTFDDGPGKYTAELLNTLKQHDAKATFFLIGANVKEFPDLVKRENAEGHYVGMHSMTHNFAKLYKNGEYVNEMKEDQSLIANIIGKSPKLTRPPYGSMPGLNEGLRNKVVEGGFKVWDWTIDSLDWKYNKMQVDAAAAQIAQNVLTNATKPQEVILMHDIHPQSVAAVPAILKGLKEKGYEFEAYHEESHFPVNFWHDNRM, via the coding sequence ATGGAAAAAGCTTTAAAAATTAAACGAGTAGTGGTCGTTTTAATAGCGATTGCAGCAGTAGCTATTGGGTATTTCATGTTTCAATCCATTACTTCACCAGCAAAGGCTGTTGCAAAACAAGAAAATGTAGTACAGCTTGCAAGTGAACAACCGAAAGTAGAAATGAATAAAACGGCCCCAAGTCGTTTTAATGGAAAAGAAAGAAAAGTTGCTTATCTTACATTTGATGATGGCCCAGGGAAATATACGGCTGAATTGTTAAATACGTTAAAACAGCATGATGCGAAGGCGACGTTCTTTTTAATCGGAGCAAATGTAAAAGAATTTCCGGATTTAGTGAAACGTGAAAATGCAGAGGGTCATTATGTAGGTATGCATAGTATGACACATAATTTTGCGAAGTTATATAAAAATGGTGAGTATGTAAATGAGATGAAAGAAGATCAAAGCTTAATCGCAAATATTATTGGGAAATCACCTAAATTAACACGTCCGCCATACGGTTCGATGCCTGGATTAAATGAAGGTCTTCGAAATAAAGTGGTAGAAGGCGGTTTTAAAGTATGGGATTGGACAATTGATTCATTAGACTGGAAATATAACAAAATGCAAGTTGATGCAGCTGCAGCACAAATTGCTCAAAATGTATTAACTAATGCAACAAAACCACAAGAAGTCATTTTAATGCATGACATTCACCCACAATCAGTTGCTGCTGTACCAGCAATTTTAAAAGGGTTAAAAGAAAAGGGTTATGAGTTTGAAGCTTATCATGAAGAGAGTCACTTCCCAGTGAATTTCTGGCATGATAACCGTA